A window of Saccharomyces paradoxus chromosome XI, complete sequence contains these coding sequences:
- the TTI1 gene encoding Tti1p (Subunit of the ASTRA complex, involved in chromatin remodeling~similar to YKL033W), giving the protein MDSDTDAFKDIRISCVDLSRIAFLPTESFDPNSLALLACLKKVEEKLSTYKDDSLSQKFADYVFVPIASLLKQPALGESQTEYVLLIIFHLLRICWSSNGKFSEQLGQHLFPLITFLISSDKENQKLISRSDEFKYAGCLALCQFFKSIRSQQYSNEFFTNSKSKLLPALGHSVTVLLKILEQSPQNNELQLKVLASLEILFQDIISDGEMLSFILPGNVSVFTKILIKPGRQTHYKVCIRTLEVLAKLLVLVYDDFSLQVKINKLTDIRELSDAKLKHELNQPFSFNEPIVLSSTDGKTHRDTSWLRATSGQIKIALEAFIPKLLKRNNEAIDEALATFVSILLTRCEKSLHNCENVLVSALVNLQRDPMSKLSSHLVKLKELVNEDLHKLSDMIRFENADKLSSLSFAITILEKNNEKDMVVNGAIKCLFESVNESIEPPNLINHKEKIIEESSQITTMVHFENLENRNAVIALPRLSEDMSLKLEKFTYHIGSLLSERDMLNDVVIELISEQVNSPRTQKIVALWLSTSFLKAVGKPPKRENDYLQFEPNVNDSYSVVEEACLIVLEFCNELSQDISMEIEGKGIKKSDEFAVCTILFSIETICAVMKNEFQPELIDYIYTVIDALASPSETIRHVGQSCALTIADTLYHGSVPNMILSNVDYLVESISSRLNSGMTERVSQILMVICQLAGYETIENFKDVIETIFKLLDYYHGYSDLCLQFFQLFEIIILEMKKKYITDETILKIANQHISQSTFSPWGMTDFQQVLNILDKETHVKDDMVDGNGVDFLKDDNGPSNFQEYFDSKLREPDSDDEEDEVEGSPSGEAELWTSPIPRDSYKILLQILGYGERLLTHPSKRLRVQILFAMRLIFPLLSTQHNLLIREVASTWDSIIQCVLCADYSIVQPACTCVEQMIRYSGDFVSKRFIELWQKLCQDSFILKELRIDPTVHNHRKKSIGKHVKFPPVTENALVSVVHMVLEGVKITEYLISEAVLEQIIYCCIQVVPVEEISAMSLIMGDIVWKIRNVN; this is encoded by the coding sequence ATGGATTCCGACACAGATGCATTTAAGGACATAAGGATTTCATGTGTTGACCTTTCTAGGATCGCTTTTTTACCTACCGAATCATTTGATCCAAATTCGTTAGCGCTACTGGCATGTTTAAAGAAAGTTGAAGAGAAGTTATCAACATACAAAGACGACTCACTTTCCCAAAAATTTGCAGATTATGTTTTCGTTCCTATTGCAAGTTTATTAAAACAGCCAGCTCTCGGTGAGTCTCAAACAGAATACGTCCTGTTAATTATATTTCATCTCTTACGGATATGTTGGTCATCTAATGGTAAATTTTCCGAGCAATTGGGGCAACATTTGTTTCCCTTGATCACATTTTTAATCAGTtctgataaagaaaatcaaaaattaatTTCCAGATCAGACGAGTTCAAATACGCCGGTTGTTTAGCTTTATGTCAGTTCTTCAAATCAATAAGATCGCAGCAGTACAGTAACGAGTTCTTCACGaattcaaaatctaaaTTACTTCCCGCCTTAGGACATTCTGTTACTGTTCTGTTGAAAATTCTGGAGCAATCGCCTCAAAATAATGAGCTTCAATTGAAGGTTTTGGCATCTCTGGAAATACTATTTCAGGACATAATATCTGATGGCGAAATGCTTTCATTTATACTTCCGGGGAATGTTTCTGTCTTCACCAAGATACTTATCAAACCAGGCCGTCAAACACATTATAAAGTGTGCATTCGCACGCTGGAGGTTCTGGCAAAATTATTGGTTTTGGTTTATGATGATTTTAGTTTGCAAGTTAAGATAAACAAGCTAACAGATATTCGAGAGTTGAGCGATGCAAAGTTGAAACACGAGTTAAACCAACCATTTTCGTTTAATGAACCTATCGTTTTATCAAGCACAGATGGCAAGACCCATAGAGACACAAGTTGGTTGAGAGCGACTTCTGGCCAAATCAAGATTGCTTTGGAGGCTTTTATACCCAAATTATTGAAACGAAACAACGAAGCAATCGATGAGGCATTAGCGACGTTTGTATCAATCCTTTTAACAAGATGTGAAAAGTCCTTACATAATTGTGAGAACGTGTTGGTATCCGCTTTAGTAAATTTGCAGCGTGATCCGATGTCCAAATTATCCTCACATTTGGTAAAATTAAAGGAACTTGTCAATGAAGATCTGCATAAACTCAGTGACATGATTCGGTTTGAAAATGCGGATAAACTATCGTCTTTATCATTTGCAATTACTAttttagagaaaaataacGAAAAAGATATGGTGGTCAATGGGGCAATTAAATGTTTATTTGAATCGGTTAATGAATCTATTGAACCTCCAAATTTAATCAACCATAAGGAGAAAATAATTGAAGAAAGTAGCCAAATAACAACTATGGTACATTTCGAAAACTTAGAAAATAGGAATGCAGTAATTGCTTTGCCGAGATTGTCCGAAGATATGTCACTTaaactggaaaaatttACATATCATATTGGCTCTTTGTTATCAGAAAGAGACATGCTCAACGATGTGGTGATAGAGCTGATTTCGGAACAAGTTAATTCACCAAGGACACAGAAGATTGTGGCACTATGGTTAAGTACCAGTTTTTTAAAGGCAGTGGGAAAGCCACCGAAGCGGGAAAATGATTATTTACAATTTGAGCCAAATGTCAACGATTCGTATTCTGTGGTTGAAGAAGCGTGTTTAATAGTATTGGAATTTTGTAACGAACTTTCTCAAGATATTAGCATGGAGATTGAAGGTAAAGGCATTAAGAAAAGTGATGAATTTGCCGTATGTACGATTTTATTCTCTATTGAAACTATTTGTGCAGTTATGAAAAATGAGTTCCAACCAGAATTGATTgactatatatataccgTAATTGATGCCTTGGCATCACCTTCTGAAACCATCAGGCATGTGGGCCAGTCGTGCGCGTTAACCATAGCAGATACGCTATATCATGGATCTGTCCCAAATATGATCTTAAGCAACGTAGATTATCTTGTGGAATCTATTTCTTCGAGATTGAATTCCGGGATGACTGAAAGAGTTAGCCAAATATTAATGGTGATTTGCCAATTGGCTGGCTATGAAACCATTGAAAACTTTAAAGATGTTATTGAAACGATATTCAAACTTCTGGATTATTACCATGGATATAGCGATCTGtgtcttcaatttttccaactatttgaaatcattattttggagatgaaaaaaaagtatatcACTGATGAGacgattttgaaaatagcTAATCAACACATTTCACAGAGTACCTTTTCACCCTGGGGTATGACTGATTTTCAGCAAGTACTTAATATACTAGACAAAGAAACGCATGTTAAAGATGACATGGTAGACGGGAACGGCGtcgattttttgaaggatgATAATGGCCCCAGtaattttcaagaatatttCGACTCCAAACTGAGAGAGCCGGATAGcgacgatgaagaagatgaggTGGAGGGAAGTCCCAGTGGGGAAGCTGAACTGTGGACCTCACCTATACCAAGGGATTcatataaaatattattgcAAATTTTGGGCTATGGGGAGAGATTATTAACTCATCCATCAAAACGATTAAGAGTGCAAATTCTTTTTGCTATGAGGCTTATCTTCCCCTTATTATCAACACAACATAATCTGTTGATAAGGGAAGTTGCTAGCACATGGGATTCCATTATACAGTGCGTCTTATGTGCTGACTATTCGATTGTTCAACCTGCGTGTACTTGCGTGGAGCAGATGATCAGATATTCTGGTGATTTTGTCTCCAAGAGATTTATCGAGCTTTGGCAGAAGTTGTGCCAGGACTCTTTTATATTGAAGGAATTGAGGATCGATCCAACCGTGCACAACCACAGGAAAAAATCGATAGGTAAGCATGTAAAATTCCCACCAGTAACTGAAAACGCGCTGGTATCAGTGGTGCATATGGTGCTGGAAGGGGTCAAAATTACTGAGTATTTAATTTCTGAGG